From the Fusobacterium ulcerans ATCC 49185 genome, the window ACTTTGATTATACGAAGTTTACAGAGATAGACATAGAGAATGTTAATGGACTATATAAAATCTTTAATGACAAGCTTAACAGAGCTGAAAAAGGTATAGGGAAGCAGATACAATCTTTCTTCACAGAGCAGGAGAAAAGAGATACATCTGAACTTAATAAAATATTGAGAGATGAGCTAGTATTAAGAGAACTTGGAAAAAGTAAAGAACAAGCGATAGTAGATGTAACAGGAAAACTTAAAGATAATCTATATTTTAACCTTAAAACAGATAAAGGGAAGCATATAAGGATGTCTTTACCAGCATATGCAAAGATGAATTTAAATACAATGTTCCAACAGGCTAAAAATACAGCTTCAATCCAAGCAGTAAAAGACACAAAAAATAATCTTGTAAAATTTTCTAAACATTATTGGACCTGTGAAACTTGTGCTAAATATGCAGAAGGTCGAGTATATAGCCTAGATAAGAGGATAAAGAAATATCCATATCTGTATGATATTCCAGGCTTTAACAAAGGATATAAAAGTATACACCCTAACTGTAAGCACCTTTTATCTGGCTATTTTGAGGAAGGCTATACAGAAAAAGAGATAGAAGAAAATAAAAAACTTTCTAAGGAACAAAAAGATAATAGAAGTCCAAAAATGATAGAGAAATATAATCTTAAACAGGAAATAAACAGACTTGAAAGATTAAAAAAAGGGATAAAAGAAAAAATAGATGTAATTGAGAACGAAGACCAAAAAGCAGTGTTAAGAAGAAAAAATAGAGAGATAAATATAAAAATAAGAGACTTAAAAGATAAAATTAAGGAGTTATAGGAGGAAAATATGACAATAGAAGAGTTATTGGCAGAGATAACAAAGAACAAAGGGAATAAAGAATTTATAACAGCACTAACAGCCTTGAATATTGTAGCAGCAAAGGAAGTGGAAGCGAAATATACAGATGAAGGGGTAAAAAAATATTTAACAGAAAATAGTACTTTAAATGAGGAACTAGCAGCAGCGAATACAAGAAAATTTCTTGCTGGAAAACTTGGGAAAACTGAAAAAGATATTACAGATGAGGACATAGCTCTTGAACTTGTTCCAAAATCTGTATTAAATGAGCAGGCAGGGAAATACCAAGGTAAAATTAAAGATTATGAAATAAGAAAGGCTTTAGGAGATAAGGCAGACTTATTAAAACCACACTTGGATGCTGAAAAAATTGTTTTAGATGAAGATTTAAATATAAAAGGGTTAGAAGAACAAGTAACAGGACTAAAAACAAAATTTGCCACACTGTTTAATACTCAAGAAGATGAAGAAGGAAACGATACAGGTGGAGGATTTAAAAACGGGAAAGGTGGAACACCAAAAAATCCTTGGTTAGCAGAAAATTGGAACACAGGAGAACAAACAAAGCTATACAAAGAAAACAAGGAATTAGCTATACAGTACATGGAAGAAACAGGATATAAATATTAATTTAAAGGGAGTGATAAGAAATGGAAAACAAAAAAATGAGAGTTGACAATTATTTAAAAACACAAGGGTTCTTAATACAACTATTTGGAACACCTACACCAACAAGAATAGCAGATGTGATAATACCAGAGATATTTGCAGGATATATAAATAAAAATCCATTAGAATTAAATGCCTTTTATCAATCTGGGGTACTTGTAAGAACTCCAGAATTTGACAATTTAGCAGCAGGGGCAGGGTACACAATTAATATGCCTTATTGGGATGAACTAGAGGGTGGATATGAGCAAAGAAAAGATAATGATGATGCTGGAGCACCTAAATTTAATAAGATCTCTGCTAAAAAAGAAGTAGCAGTAAAATGTTTTGATGTATATAGAGCAGGAGCCTCTTCTTTTGCTTCTGAACTTGCTGGAAGCGATGCAATGGGTGCTATACAATCGAAGGTTGGACATAAAATTACAAATCTAGACCAAAAAAGAATATTCCAATTACTTGATGGAGTATTTGCTTCTACAGATATGTCTAAAAATGTTTTAGATATTTCTACTTTAACAGGGAAAGAGGCTGTTTTCTCTCCAAAAGCATTAATAAGAGCACAAGGATTACTAGGAGATAGGCAAGACCAAACAGTAGCTATAGCAATGCACTCGGCTACATATACACTATTAAAAGAGCAAAACTTAATAACTGTACAAACAAATGCAGATCAGGCAGGGTTGCCGATAGAATACTATGGAAAAAGAAGGGTTATAGTAGATGATGCTATAAAACCAGATACAGATGGAGTATATAAAACTTACTTATTTGTAGCAGGAGCTATTGCATATGGTAGAGGCGGAGAACAATACCCAGTAGAAATAGGGAAAATACCACACTATGAAGAAGAAGGGATTACAGTAAGAAAGAACCATATTTTCCATGTAAGAGGAACAAAATGGAAAGGGGCAACAGATGAAGTTATAAATCCAGATGTTGAGTTAATAAAAGGAACTAACTGGGAAGCAGCATACCCAACTAAACAAATAGCAGTTATTCTTTTAAAACATAGAGTTGAAGAAAAAGTTGTTTCTGGAGCTTCAGTTCTAAATGGAGAAATACCAGTTGAAGAAACACAAGTTGAAGAAGCTCCAAAAAAGAAATAGGGTGATCTTATGAGTTATCTAACAGTAGAGGAAGCAGAAAAAATACTTGAATTTGAGCTAAAAGAATACTCAGAATATTCAACCTTTTCTCCTGAAAAGAAACGATATTTCTTAGATAAAGCTACTGCTAAGATAAACAGTCTTGATATAGCTTATAGGGGAAGTGCAGAAAATGCCTTTCCCCTTATATATCAAAAAGAAATAGGAGTAGATATAAAAATAGCTTGTGCTTTAGAAAGTGCTTATATGGCTTTAAGTAAAGAAACTGATATATTGTTGCCTTACAGAAACGGAATAATTGCGGAAAGTGACAAAACTGCAAGTGTTACATATAATTCTGGCAATAAACTGGAAGAATTAGCAAAATATGGATTTAATAATCTGGAATCTATAAAAACTTTAGAAAGATATATAAGAAAATCTGTAAGTATATCGTAGGAGGGGTTTATGGGAAGTTTAAGAGATAGACTCGGATACAATAGGGATAAAATAACCATTTGGGAAGAGACAGAAGGGGAATTGGACCAATACCATAGACCAACAAAGGTATGGAAAAAAACAGTTGTACAGGGAACATGGGAAAACTCTATAAAAACTATAAGGAATACCAAAGGTGATGGCGTTTCTTCTGTAGGAAATGCCCTTGTTCCCTTGCTCCTAGACATAAGAAAAAATATTCTTATAGAGCAGAGAGAAACAGAAGGAGACAGACCAAGTACAGCAGCTAAAAAAATAATAACTATGGAGGAAGTGGCAAGAATAAGAAAACCTCCAATAGAGTGGATTTATTATGTCTAATATAAAGAATAAATTAGATGTGGCAGTAGCAAGAGGCTTAAATAATTTCGGAGAACATTTAAAAGGCAAGGTTATAGATGTTACTCCAATGGACACAGGGGAACTAAGGAGAAGTATATACATAAAAAAGGCAACTGCAGATAACTTAACTGTAGAAGTGGGGAGCAGTGGGGCAATAGCTCCCTATAATGTTTATGTCCATGAAATACCAAAAATAAATTATACAACACCTGGAACTGGATATAAATTTATAGAAAAACCTTTCTATGAGGAAAAAGATAAGATACAAACCTTTATAAAAGCAGAGGTAAAAAAATGATTAGAAAAATAGTTACAGAGATAAATAAATTAGAACTTGGGATAAAAGCAGACTTTGGGTATTCTAATACAGCAGATAAAGGGATATTTGTAACAGAAACTATTCTAAAAGATACATCTAAACATACTAGAGGTGGAAGAATACAAGTTTTAATCTGTATAACAGATAGCCAAGATGGGTATTTAGAGTGTAAGGATATAGCAGAAAAAATAAGAACAAAATTAGAAGAACTTAACTGTTATAACATAACAGAATCCTATATAGGGGAGTATAACAACAAACACAGTTATTCTATTAATTTAAGTGCAGGAGGGATATAAATGCAAGATATAAAAGAAAAAATACATAACAGTAAAGAGAGATATTTAGAAGTACAGCCAAATGGAGCAGGGCTTTACATTGGAATGCAGTCATATGAAGCTATAAAGAATGAAAGCGAATATACTGAAGCTATGAAAGTTGTAGTTCCAAAAATGGAAATGTTAGAAGGGACAATAGCAGGTAGTAAATTTGCTTTAAAAGAAGGAGTAACAATAACAGCAATTCCAGATCCAAAACATATAGTTTTAGCTTTATTTAAAAATACAGAACTAGAAACATTAGCTAAAGCAGGGGATTATAAAGGAATGGCTAATCCTAATCTAGTGGAAATAATAAAAGTAACAGCTATAGCAGAGGGAGAAATTACACTAGCAAACGAGTCAAAAGACACAGCTTTTACAAATGCAATTTTACTGGAAAATGATGGATTTATAGATATAGCACAAATAACAGATTTTACATCTACAGAGCAGCAGGCAGACATAAGCACTAACAATAAACATTCAAATGGGTATGAAAGTGCAATAGGAGGACTTAAAACATCTTCTATTGATGGAATACAAGGGTATTACGATCCTTCTTTCCCTTCGGTAGCTTCATTAAACTTCGCATTTGATGGAGAACATACTATTAAGGCGAGAAATGGAGCTATTAAAAAGAAAAATGCT encodes:
- a CDS encoding phage minor capsid protein; translation: MAKDKRDYLIKLYEQALNDLIKVFEENLKVGKKIDYERALLLNLKKAFEEIKEQKKIIQMTLNDEYLNRKIKEIESSIRINNVALDFDYTKFTEIDIENVNGLYKIFNDKLNRAEKGIGKQIQSFFTEQEKRDTSELNKILRDELVLRELGKSKEQAIVDVTGKLKDNLYFNLKTDKGKHIRMSLPAYAKMNLNTMFQQAKNTASIQAVKDTKNNLVKFSKHYWTCETCAKYAEGRVYSLDKRIKKYPYLYDIPGFNKGYKSIHPNCKHLLSGYFEEGYTEKEIEENKKLSKEQKDNRSPKMIEKYNLKQEINRLERLKKGIKEKIDVIENEDQKAVLRRKNREINIKIRDLKDKIKEL
- a CDS encoding major capsid protein; translation: MENKKMRVDNYLKTQGFLIQLFGTPTPTRIADVIIPEIFAGYINKNPLELNAFYQSGVLVRTPEFDNLAAGAGYTINMPYWDELEGGYEQRKDNDDAGAPKFNKISAKKEVAVKCFDVYRAGASSFASELAGSDAMGAIQSKVGHKITNLDQKRIFQLLDGVFASTDMSKNVLDISTLTGKEAVFSPKALIRAQGLLGDRQDQTVAIAMHSATYTLLKEQNLITVQTNADQAGLPIEYYGKRRVIVDDAIKPDTDGVYKTYLFVAGAIAYGRGGEQYPVEIGKIPHYEEEGITVRKNHIFHVRGTKWKGATDEVINPDVELIKGTNWEAAYPTKQIAVILLKHRVEEKVVSGASVLNGEIPVEETQVEEAPKKK
- a CDS encoding HK97 gp10 family phage protein, producing the protein MSNIKNKLDVAVARGLNNFGEHLKGKVIDVTPMDTGELRRSIYIKKATADNLTVEVGSSGAIAPYNVYVHEIPKINYTTPGTGYKFIEKPFYEEKDKIQTFIKAEVKK